In one Carettochelys insculpta isolate YL-2023 chromosome 6, ASM3395843v1, whole genome shotgun sequence genomic region, the following are encoded:
- the KCNA4 gene encoding potassium voltage-gated channel subfamily A member 4: protein MEVAMVSADSSGCNSHMPYGYAVQARARERERLAHSRAAAAAAVAAATAAVEGGASGGGGPYHHYHQVQSRGASSSHDGNASHSSLPHRQSSRRRKRGRKRTHYLRSRDCGASFPCSELLPLSGSEEKILKDLSEEEEEDEGEEEDEEEEGKFYYSDEDAVDEFSYLDQPPDDGGAGGPGGYSTVRYSEYECCERVVINVSGLRFETQLKTLAQFPETLLGDPAKRGRYFDPLRNEYFFDRNRPSFDAILYYYQSGGRLKRPVNVPFDIFSEEVKFYQLGEEAMLKFREDEGFVKEEEDKALPDNEFKKQIWLLFEYPESSSAARGIAIVSVLVILISIVIFCLETLPEFRDNKELILSLGLGKGLYNETLHLDGGGNTIFNDPFFIVETVCIIWFSFEFTVRWFACPSKAVFIKNIMNIIDIVSILPYFITLGTELAQQQGSNGQQAMSFAILRIIRLVRVFRIFKLSRHSKGLQILGHTLRASMRELGLLIFFLFIGVILFSSAVYFAEADEPSTHFQSIPDAFWWAVVTMTTVGYGDMKPITVGGKIVGSLCAIAGVLTIALPVPVIVSNFNYFYHRETENEEQTQLTQNAVSCPYLPTNLLKKFRSSSSSSTEGKSEYLEMEEGVKESLCIKEKKSQNTGNDRETEKKNCVNSKSVETDV from the coding sequence ATGGAGGTTGCTATGGTGAGTGCAGATAGCTCTGGCTGCAACAGCCACATGCCCTATGGATATGCCGTCCAGGCTCGGGCTCGGGAGAGAGAAAGACTGGCGCACtcaagggcagcagcagctgcggcCGTGGCAGCAGCAACGGCAGCAGTAGAAGGTGGGGCCTCAGGAGGAGGTGGACCCTATCATCACTACCACCAGGTACAGAGTCGGGGGGCTTCCTCTTCTCATGATGGCAACGCATCACATAGCAGCTTGCCCCACCGTCAGAGCAGTAGAAGGAGAAAGCGAGGGAGAAAAAGGACTCACTATCTGCGTAGTAGGGATTGTGGGgcctcctttccctgctctgaGCTGCTACCTCTTAGTGGCTCTGAAGAGAAGATACTAAAGGACTTgagtgaggaggaagaggaagatgagggggaggaagaagatgaggaggaggaaggaaagttCTACTACAGTGATGAGGATGCAGTGGATGAGTTTTCGTATTTGGACCAGCCACCGGATgatggtggtgctggaggccctGGGGGCTATAGCACAGTCCGCTACAGTGAGTATGAGTGCTGtgaacgggtagtgatcaatgtgTCAGGACTGCGGTTTGAGACTCAGCTGAAGACCTTGGCGCAGTTCCCTGAGACATTGCTGGGTGATCCGGCAAAGCGGGGCAGGTACTTTGACCCACTCAGGAATGAGTATTTCTTCGATCGGAACCGGCCCAGCTTTGATGCCATCCTGTACTACTATCAGTCCGGGGGCCGCCTGAAGAGGCCAGTCAATGTGCCCTTTGACATTTTCTCTGAGGAAGTGAAATTCTATCAGCTTGGGGAGGAGGCCATGCTCAAGTTCAGGGAGGATGAAGGGTTTGTCAAAGAGGAAGAGGATAAGGCTTTGCCTGACAATGAGTTCAAGAAGCAGATTTGGCTCCTGTTCGAGTACCCAGAGAGTTCCAGTGCTGCCAGAGGCATTGCCATTGTCTCTGTCCTGGTCATCTTAATCTCCATTGTCATCTTCTGTCTGGAGACTTTGCCAGAATTCAGAGACAACAAGGAGCTCATATTGTCCCTGGGCTTAGGAAAGGGGCTTTACAATGAGACTCTGCACCTGGATGGCGGGGGGAACACCATCTTCAATGACCCATTTTTCATTGTGGAGACAGTCTGTATCATCTGGTTCTCCTTTGAGTTTACAGTGCGATGGTTTGCCTGCCCCAGCAAAGCTGTCTTCATCAAGAACATCATGAACATCATAGACATTGTGTCCATCTTGCCTTACTTCATCACCCTGGGTACCgagctggcccagcagcagggcagtaaTGGTCAACAGGCCATGTCTTTTGCTATCCTGAGGATCATCCGTCTGGTCAGGGTGTTTCGCATCTTCAAGCTTTCCAGACACTCGAAGGGTTTGCAGATCCTAGGTCATACACTCAGAGCCAGCATGAGAGAACTGGGGCTTctaattttctttctctttattgGAGTCATTTTGTTTTCCAGTGCTGTTTACTTTGCAGAAGCTGATGAACCTTCCACTCATTTTCAAAGCATCCCAGATGCCTTTTGGTGGGCTGTGGTGACCATGACTACAGTTGGTTATGGGGACATGAAACCCATAACTGTGGGTGGGAAAATAGTTGGGTCCCTATGTGCCATTGCGGGAGTGTTAACCATTGCTTTACCAGTGCCAGTGATTGTCTCCAATTTTAACTATTTCTATCACAGAGAGACTGAGAATGAAGAACAAACACAGCTGACACAAAATGCAGTCAGTTGTCCATACCTCCCAACAAATTTACTGAAGAAATTTAGAAGCTCATCTTCTTCTTCCACAGAGGGTAAATCAGAGTATTTGGAGATGGAAGAAGGAGTTAAAGAATCTCTTtgcataaaggaaaaaaaaagtcagaacacAGGGAATGACAGGGAGACAGAGAAGAAAAACTGTGTAAATTCAAAATCTGTGGAAACTGATGTGTAA